Proteins co-encoded in one Cyprinus carpio isolate SPL01 chromosome B5, ASM1834038v1, whole genome shotgun sequence genomic window:
- the LOC122137506 gene encoding stress-induced-phosphoprotein 1-like, translating into MTTLSVLLGLDLAGMDEEEEQTPTPPPKPKETAPPPPKEEDLPENKRMALKEKELGNAAYKKKDFATALKHYEEALKHDPTNMTYVSNQAGKN; encoded by the exons ATGACAACTCTCTCAGTGCTACTGGGGCTGGATCTAGCTGGCATGGATGAAGAGGAAGAACAGACTccaaccccaccccctaaacccaAAGAGACAGCTCCACCTCCTCCTAAAGAGGAAGACCTGCCAGAGAACAAGAGAATG GCCTTGAAGGAGAAGGAACTGGGAAATGCAGCATATAAGAAGAAAGATTTTGCTACTGCACTGAAGCACTATGAAGAAGCCCTAAAGCACGATCCCACCAACATGACCTATGTGTCAAACCAAGCAGGTAAGAATTAA